CACGCTGCCACTGGCGCTTCCGGGCACGCTGGCATTCCTTCCGGGCGCAGTAGCGTTGGGTCTTGATGCGCGGATTGCGCTCGAAAACAGATCCGCAATGGAGGCATCGAATAGTCTCGTTCATGGTCGTCCTCCCCGTGGATGACAACCATAACACTTGTGAGCCTAATCTTTCGAGATTACACAAAAAGACGAAATAAAGAAGAGAAAGAAGCAGATCCAGGAAGAAAAGACAGGTTTTACATACAGGAAAGAAGGAAGAACCTGCAATGCCGGTTTTTCAGCCGCTCATTTTGGCCAGTTTTCTACCGGCTATGTCTGTCCATTTTTTGACCGGCGTTAATAGTGGACTGGATCTGCATAACCGGCTCGATCTCGTCTTCGATCAGATGATCGGACAGCTCGCCTCTGATCCCCTGAGGTTGGAGAATATCTTCAAGCCTCCGAAAAATGAGCCCTCAGTGAAGGATTCCAGCGATACGGTGCCCCTTTGCTCCGACGAGGATGGGGAATCCTTGCCATGGGTGAGCATCTTGGAATACCGACCTGAGCGCAATGAATCAGCGCAGAAAGGGGATCGCTCCAAGGACCGCCCAATCCATCTGAAAGACACAAAACCCACCCGGAACGACCGGACCCTGATTATGCCGCTCAGCAATCCCTTTGACGCCGGCCATGCCGTCTATGGGGATTTTGAACTGGTCTTTCCGGATTTCAAGGGCATGACTCTCGAAGAGGCTCTGGTGATGATCGCCGAGGCCGCAAAACCCATGACGAACGAGGATATAAGATTTTACAACGTGGAATTGGCCGTCTACGACATCGATGGGACCGCCCTGCCAAAAAACCCTTTCAACTTGAGCCGCACGGTGCTCGAGCAGTATCCGCCCGCCGGCGCGGTTCAGCCCGTCTTCGTCTTGTGGAAGTCCATCGGGTGCAACGGCGCAAGCCTCTGGATCAAGTAGCATCATTTGCTTGCCACACCACCGCGTTGTCTCGATTTACGGACGTTTGACTGCAGAACTCCGAGAGGCACCCCGTCAGCCACCCCCTCCAGTTCCTCGAAGCATGCGATCCCGAAGGCCTTGTGCCGGCCAGGCACAAGCCGCATCCGGATGCGCGTGACCACCCCGGTCAGCTTTAACACGCGGCCCCGCTCTATCAAAATGATAGACTTCAAGTAACCACTCCTTATAACGAATCATTTGTCTTTGATTCCGCCTCCCTTGCCCGACACCCTCCTCCATTTAACCACGACACATCCTCCCGCGGCTCTGACCGCCGGGAACGCCGTTTCCCCTCTCCAGCACAACGGAAATAGCTCCAAGCGATTGAAAGCACACGGATAAATACTGCGGAAAGGACGCCACCCCCAATCCAGCCCCCTCCCTTCGCCGCACCCGAACCTTCCCTGGTCTATCAAATTGATAGACCACCTTGTTCAATACGATCAAGATGATAGTTTAAGCCATGAACATTTTTGTTTCAACATTTGAATCGTTATGTATATCAATGGCTTAAATAATTGGCACGCCTTTCGCAATTATCACTGCGGCCGTGCGCCGGGGCAGGTTCTTCACCGGCGCCCACCTCGACTCCATAAAAAGCGACACCATTTGGATGGATGCCCCGGATTGACCCTGAAGCCCTTTGTTTTGGGGTGATTCGGCGGTTTTCGATCTTCGAGGCGCTCCATCCCCGGCCTCCCCGGATGACCGGCAACGGCTGTTCCAGGGCTAGACAGGCTGCAACAGATAGGGCCGGCCGGTGTCTATCATTTTGATAGGAGTCGTGGAGAGCCCGAAGGCCGATCGAGGCGTCTGCACCCAGGCGGGATCGTACTCAGATGACGGATATGCGGCGAGCGGGAGGCGCCGGTGCCCACTGCACCCGGCTGTTGATTGTCGCAAGGGCATATCCGGGAGTCCTGTGCCCATGACCATAGCCCCCGGGTCATGGATGGCAGGAGAAAGAAAGGCCGAAATGATCGAGGTTGTGCTGCTCGACAATTCGAAGATGTGGCTGAACCCCTTGCACATATTCTCCATCAGGTCGAAGCCCGATACGGTCATCACCTTCACGACGAAGCAGACCCTGACCGTCCGGGATTCCGTGCAGGAGTTGTGCAGGAAGATCGACGACTATTTCCGGTTCATCAATCCCGGATGCAGCTCTTTCGATATCGAATCAACCGATGGAACCGGCGGGCCGGGATTGGTTCGGCAGGAGAGGTGAAAACCTCCAAAATCTGCCAGTAAATCAGTAGCTAAAGGAATGGTCGGGCCATGAACCGAAGGGGCGGAGCTGTGCCGAGCAACCCCGAAAAGGGTCACTAGGATCCTAAGGCTTGGCCTTCTTAGAGAAGCACTTTTCCCCGCTGTTCAGGATATGGTCGAGCGTTCTGCAAATGGCCAGGCGCCATTCCTTCATTTTGCCCGAGCAGGTTGTGCCCGGGGAGTCTTGTCATACAGCAACAGGCAAGGAATCCGGTTCGAGACCAGACAACTCAGCAAAAATTTTTAGCGTTTGCAGGCGGTGAGCAGGTCATGAAGGACTACACGGAACCTATCCTTGGCTTGGGCGTTACACAAGCCACCCTCGATGCCTGCATCGATAGGATCCTTAGTGGGTTGGGGTCCAGGGCCGAACGTCAGGTCGTGGCGTGCCTGAATCCGCACTCCATCGTTCTGGCGAGGCGGGACCCGGTGTTCTCGATGGCTCTCAGGGATGCGGACATCGTCGTGCCCGACGGAACCGGGATCGTCTTCGCATCGCGTATCCTTGGCGGTGCGATTCGCGAGCGCATCACGGGGAGCGACATCTTCCGCGAAGTAAACCTGCATATGAACCGGAGGGGCGGATACCGGTGCTTTTTCCTGGGATCGACCTATAAAAACCTCGAACGGATCCGCGATAAGTTTTCAAGGCAATATCCCAACGTCGAGATTGCTGGGATGTATTCGCCGCCTTTTAAACCCGATTTCGACGAGAACGACACGCGAGATATGGTTGCTGCGATAAACGCTGCCCGCCCCGATGTTTTGTGGGTAGGGATGAGCGCTCCGAAGCAGGAAAAGTGGATATACCTGAATCGGCGTAGGCTCGATGCGGCGTTGATCGCTGCGGTCGGGGCAGTGTTCGATTTTTACGTTGGGACTGTGAAACGCGCTCCGCGCTGGTTTTTGGAGCATGGTCTCGAATGGCTGCCGAGGCTCATCCAAGAGCCCCGGCGGCTGTGGCGCCGGAATCTTGTTTCCACCCCCCTTTTTCTGAGCCTGGTTTTGCACGAGAAGCGGAGTCGATTCAGATAATCCGCTTTTCACCCTCGATTACCTCTCATGACTACCATTACCGTCATCTTTCTTATCGCCCTTACCTTGGCCTTGGTCAATACACCACTGGTTGCCAAGGTTGGTTTGCGTTTGGGGATCGTCGATCCGCCTGGCGAGCGTAAGATCCATCGACGGCCGGTGCCGCGTATCGGGGGCGCGGCCATCTTTTTGTCGTTTTGGGGTTCATTCCTCCCGGTGCTCTCTCCGTGGGTCCGGGAGAAGACGAATGTGCTGCAGTTGATCGCGTCCGAACCGGCACTGTTTGCGATCGCGCTCGGCAGTGCGATCGCCTTCGGGCTGGG
The DNA window shown above is from Desulfatiglans anilini DSM 4660 and carries:
- a CDS encoding flagellar FlbD family protein, yielding MIEVVLLDNSKMWLNPLHIFSIRSKPDTVITFTTKQTLTVRDSVQELCRKIDDYFRFINPGCSSFDIESTDGTGGPGLVRQER
- a CDS encoding WecB/TagA/CpsF family glycosyltransferase; its protein translation is MKDYTEPILGLGVTQATLDACIDRILSGLGSRAERQVVACLNPHSIVLARRDPVFSMALRDADIVVPDGTGIVFASRILGGAIRERITGSDIFREVNLHMNRRGGYRCFFLGSTYKNLERIRDKFSRQYPNVEIAGMYSPPFKPDFDENDTRDMVAAINAARPDVLWVGMSAPKQEKWIYLNRRRLDAALIAAVGAVFDFYVGTVKRAPRWFLEHGLEWLPRLIQEPRRLWRRNLVSTPLFLSLVLHEKRSRFR